The Desulfonatronospira thiodismutans ASO3-1 DNA segment CAGAGGCTTGCGCACAAGATCGCTCTGCCTGGGAAGGGCCCTTCTAAGCAGGTAAATGGAGGGCAAAAGAAGCAGGGGCATGAGAAAGAGATAGTTCCAGTGCAGGTATCCGGCAATAAGCCCCCCTATAATGGGACCTATGCCCAGACCGAAAGCCACGGTGGAGGCGATGAGACCCAGCAGCCGTCCCCGGATATGCACCGGGACATATACAGTGGCCAGCACCATGGACAGGGCCGGAATCCCCGAAGCCCCGGCCGCCTGGATCATGCGCGCGGCCACCAGCATATGGTAGGAATCTGTAAAAAAACCCAGAAGGGACCCCAGGCAGAATATCAAAAGGCCTGCAGTAATGAGATCTCGAAGGTGAAATCTCTGCCCCAGCCTGGCATACATGACGGAACCAAAGGCAAAGATCACAATGTAGGCTGTTACCACCCAGCTGACCATTGCCGGAGATACAGCGTAGTCCGCAGCAATGTCCGGGACGGCCAGATTGAAGGTCACCCCGTTCAGGACCGATAAAAAAATAGTCAAAGACAGAAGCGGGGCTATGTACAGGCGCACCTGTCTGGGATCAAGATCCATGGCAACTCCGGCTAATCAAATGCTGCCGGACGTTGCGGATCCATAAGGCAGGCTCTTACATGTTCAAGGTGGCGCTCATTGGTGCGGTTGGAGGAAAGAACAGGCAGATCGTCGAAATCAAAAAAATCCACCGCGGAAGTCTCGGGACTGGTCCGGGCATGGCCTCCGGTTATGCGGCACATGAAGACAATCTTGTAGGCATGGAAAAAGGAGATGGGCCGCCCTCCCCGGTTGGCGTCGTACACTCCCACCAGGCGCTCCGGAACCACGTTGTACCCGCTTTCCTCCCAGACTTCCCTGGCCACCATCTCCGAGGGTGTTTCCCCTACGTCGGCCCAGCCCCCGGGCAGGCACCACAGGCCGTCCTTTATCTCTTTTACCAGCATGATGCGCCCGTCCTGTATCACTGCTCCGCGCACATCCACCTTGACCGTGACATAGCCGCTCTGGTCCTGAAAAATGTTCATGGCCCGGGTGTAATCCATGTTGGAATGCATCTCGGCCATTTCCGCTGCTATTTCCTGCAGCCGGGAAAAGTTTTTCTCGTCGTGGTGATTCTTGCTGAATAAAAGCCCGATCCCGCTTATGGCCTGTATTTCCCTGGCCCAGCGAAGCCAGGCTGAAGCCGGATCTTCTTTTCCAGACATTCAGGCCCCCTGAGAAAAATTAATAATCACCATACTCAGAGGAAAACTTTTCATCCAGCTCCCTGGTAATACTAACAGCCTCCTCTGCAGGCAGTCCCCTGGCTTTTTTCTCTTCTATCCAGTCATCGACCACCATATCCAGGCGCTCGATCCATCTGTCCTCTTCTTCCCCGGACAATTCAATAACCTCAATGCCGTGCTCATCCCTGGCAAACTGAAGGCCCTCCCGGGAGGCATCCGCAAATATTTGGCCATACTTTATGACAAACTCCTCGTTCAGCTCTTCAAAGATATCCTGCACGTCCTCAGGCAGAGAATTCCAGGCATCCTGATTCATCACCTTTACAAAGGGTATGTTGTACAGAAAAGGGGTTCTAGTTACATACTGGACAACTTCCGCCAGCCTGAATCCTTTCATGGTATCCGTGGGTCCAAGAATGGAATTCACCAGGCCCTGGTCAAGGGCCAGGTAGGCCTCGGACATGGGCATTGAATGAGGGACAGCCCCAAGGGTCTTCACGGGAACTGCACTGCCTCCAGCCGCACGCATCTCCAGGCGCTGCATGTCTTCCAGGGTTTCCACAGGTATCTTGCTCATAATATCTCCCGGGCCGGTGGCCCAGAACATGAGCACCTTGACACTGGAAAACTCATCCACTTCCAGGTCTTCCTTGAATTTTTTGTATCCCTCGTGAACAGTCAGGGATGCAGCTATTGAATTGGCATTGCGGTAACCGGGCAGCTCAAAGACCTCTGTCAGGGGAAACATCCCCGGAGTATAAGCCGGACAGGTACTTCCGATATCAGCAACACCATCTTCAACTCCACTGAATATCTCCCTGGCCCCGAGCAGTGACTCTCCTGCATGCAAATTGATCTTGACCCTGCCCTGAGTTCTTGTCTCCACCTCCTCTATCCAGGAATTATGTCCCTTTTCCACCTGGGGATGGGAGGCAGGCCAGAAAGTGACCATGCTCAGTTCAATGGGTTCATGGGGTGCTTCACCGACATCCTGACCGTTCTCCGCAGAACAGGCAAACATAAGGCTAACACAGGCCAGAATAAAAAGACTCGAGAAAAAAGCGGACTTGGTTTTCATATCTCTATCCTCTCAGCATGTTTTATAACACCTTGTAAAACCAAAAATTAAGCACGACAATAAAGCCTGATCATATCAGGCATAACCTGTAACACCCAGGGAATATTATCACCAGATGTAAAGTCACAGACAAAGACATGGACAAAATCTCTTCAGGGCAAGCAATAATGCCTTTTTCTTCAAGAAACAAGCAAATTTTTCAGGTCATGATTATGGGAAGGTTAAAAGCCCGGCAACCTTTTTCTTGAAGCCCGCTTTGCCTGGTGCTAAGTCCATGTGCATGCAAAGGCGAAAAACCCGCGAAATAAATATCGGCAATGTCGGCATCGGTGGAGACAACCCCATCCGGGTACAGAGCATGACCAACACACCCACCCGGGATGTGCAGGCCACCCTGAAGCAGATAAACAGCCTGGTCCGGGCCGGTTGTGAACTGGTCCGCCTGGCTGTTCCGGACATGGAGTCTGCGCTTAGCCTGCCCGGGATAAAAAGCAGGTCTCCTGTACCCTTGATCGCGGATATTCATTTTGACCACCGCCTGGCGCTCAAATCGCTGGAGGCCGGGATGGATGGACTGCGCCTGAATCCCGGCAATATAGGAGGTCCAGGCAAGGTGTCCAGTGTGGTGCAGGAGGCTGGAAAACGCGGCGTGCCCATCCGTATAGGCGTCAACAGCGGGTCTGTGGAAAAAAAGCTGCTGGATAAGTACGGCGGTCCTGTACCCGAGGCCATGGTGGAAAGCGCCATGGGTCATGTCCGCCTCCTGGAGGAGCAGGGCTTTGAGCTTATCAAAGTATCCCTTAAGTCCTCCTCTGCACCGGATACCATTAAGGCCTACAGCCTCATGGCTGATGAACGTGATTACCCCCTGCACATAGGAATAACCGAGGCCGGCACACCCCTGCGCGGGGCTGCCAAATCCGGTGTGGGCCTGGGTATCCTCCTGCACCTGGGACTGGGCGACACCCTGCGTGTATCCCTGACCGGCAGCCCGGTGCAGGAAATGACCGTGGCCTGGGAAATTCTACGGTCCCTGGGGCTCCGGCAGAGGGGACCGGAAATCATATCCTGCCCCACCTGCGGACGGACAGAAATAGATCTTCCGGCCCTGGCCCAGGCGGTGGAAGACAGGCTAAGAGATGTGGACGAGGTGTTTACCGTGGCTGTTATGGGTTGCGTGGTCAATGGTCCCGGAGAAGCCAGGGAGGCTGATATAGGCCTGGCCGGGGGCCGGGATTGCGGCATAATTTTCAGAAAAGGTGAGGTAGTGCGCAAAGTAAGGGGAAAGGAGCTGATTCCAGAGTTCATGGCTGAACTGGACCGATTTTTGGGCTTGACATAACTTGAGCCTGCAAATAATTTGATGTGTTTGTTCCGGCAAGGATCAGTACAGCCCGTGCCTGCTGATTACACATGGCACGGAGGCGATCATCAACCATTAAACCTTGCTCTCTTAAATGAGGGCCAATGACCAAAAGGAGTTACACTGATGCAGGCAAGGTATGAAACGCTTTTGCTGCTGAACCCGGAGCTGGGTTCAGACGGAAGCAATGCACTGCTGGAGAAATTCTCCGGCGTACTGGAAAAAAACGGCGGCCAGGTCATCAAGAATGACGACTGGGGACTGAAAACCCTGGCCTATCCCGTCAAAAAGCAGACCCGCGGTCGCTACATCCGCATGGAGTACTCCCTCCCGGCTGCCCAGGTCTCGGAATTCGAGCGCAACATCCGTATTGCAGACGGCGTGTTTAAGTTTTTGACAGTAAAACTGCCCCAGGAAAAGGTTCAGGAGGAAGAATAAGTATGGTATACAAGAAATTCGCCCCCCGGAAAAAGTTCTGCCGTTTCTGCGCCTCCAAGGAAAATATCCTGGACTACAAGAACGTGGATATGCTCAAGGACTTCATTACTGACCGGGGCAAAATCATCGCCCGCAGGATCACCGGCAACTGCGCCAAGCATCAGAGGGCGCTCACCACTGAAATCAAAAAGGCCAGACAGATGGCACTGCTGTATTACACTGCAACTCACAGCACAGACGTCAGGAAAAAGACAACTTAGGAGTAATCAAAAATGCAGCTGATATTAAGAGCAGACGTGGACAACCTGGGTCGACTGGGCGACGTGGTCAGGGTCAAGCCAGGATATGCCCGCAATTATTTAATCCCTCAAAGACTGGCCTACCCGGCCACCAAGGCAAATCTAAATATCTTTGAGCAGGAAAGAAAACGCCTGCAGGAAAAAATGGATGCCATCCGCCGCGAAGCCCAGAGTCTGGGAGAAAAGCTGGAGGAAGCAAATGTGGTCATGCCCGTGCGGGTGGGCGAACACGACAAACTTTACGGTTCTGTAACCACGGCCATGATTGCCGACGCCCTTGCCCAGCAGGGCATTGATATCGACAAACGCAAAATAGTACTGGACAACCCCATAAGAAACCTCGGGGAATACGAAATCGGGGTCAAACTCCACCATGACATCCAGGCCAATGTAAAGGTCAGTGTTGTAAGACATGACAGCGAACAAGTCACCGGGCAGTCAGGGGAAGAATCCTGAGGGCAGCGCTCATTCCGGTTCCGGCAGATCCTTTAAAGGCAAAGATGCCTCCAAAAGATCCGGCCAGGATCTGAGCCAGTCCCTGGGAAAAGTTTCCTCGGACCTGGTAAAAAGAATGCCCCCCCAGAACCTGGAGGCCGAACAGGCGGTTCTGGGCGGGGTTTTTTTATCCAACGAGGTCCTGCATACCCTGGTGGACGTTCTCAGCGAGGAGGACTTTTACTCCCCGGCCCACCGCATAGTCTTCAGGACCTTCCTGGAACTTTACCGCCGCAATACTCCTGTGGACCTGGTCACCGTACACGAGGAACTGGAAAAAACCTCCCAACTGGAAAGCATCGGCGGAGCCGTATATCTGGCCTCACTCACCGAGGCCGTGGCTGCCTCGGCCAACGTGCATTTTTATGCCCAGATAGTTAAGGAAAAGTCTGTTCGCAGGCACCTGATACAGGCCGCAACCAACATTATCGCCCAGAGCTTCGAGCCGGCCAGCGAAATAAGCGATCTCCTGGACACCTCAGAGCAAAGCATATTCGCCATCAGCGAAGCCAAAACCAAGCCGGTTTTCAGATCCACCAAGGACCTGGTTGAAGATGTATTTAAGCTTCTGGAGCAAAGGGTAGAGCGCAAGGAACTGGTCACCGGAGTGTCCACCGGATATCACAAGCTGGACGAAATAACCGCCGGTTTTCAACCAACTGATCTTATTATCTGCGCCGGCAGGCCCAGCATGGGCAAAACCGCCTTCGCCCTGAATATGGCCATGCGCTCGGCCGTGGCCCACGGGGTAAAAACAGCCGTATTCTCCCTGGAGATGTCCATGGAGCAGCTCATGATGCGCATGCTCTGCTCATGGGGCAAGGTGGACCTGAAAAATCTTCGGACCGGATTTTTAAACGACGAGGACTGGACCAGGCTGCATCAAGCAGCCCAGGCCCTTTCCAGGGCTCCCATATATATCGATGACACTCCTGCTTTGTCTTCCATGGAGATGCGGGCCAGAAGCCGCAGGCTCAAATCTGAAAAAGGCCT contains these protein-coding regions:
- the ispG gene encoding flavodoxin-dependent (E)-4-hydroxy-3-methylbut-2-enyl-diphosphate synthase gives rise to the protein MQRRKTREINIGNVGIGGDNPIRVQSMTNTPTRDVQATLKQINSLVRAGCELVRLAVPDMESALSLPGIKSRSPVPLIADIHFDHRLALKSLEAGMDGLRLNPGNIGGPGKVSSVVQEAGKRGVPIRIGVNSGSVEKKLLDKYGGPVPEAMVESAMGHVRLLEEQGFELIKVSLKSSSAPDTIKAYSLMADERDYPLHIGITEAGTPLRGAAKSGVGLGILLHLGLGDTLRVSLTGSPVQEMTVAWEILRSLGLRQRGPEIISCPTCGRTEIDLPALAQAVEDRLRDVDEVFTVAVMGCVVNGPGEAREADIGLAGGRDCGIIFRKGEVVRKVRGKELIPEFMAELDRFLGLT
- the rplI gene encoding 50S ribosomal protein L9 → MQLILRADVDNLGRLGDVVRVKPGYARNYLIPQRLAYPATKANLNIFEQERKRLQEKMDAIRREAQSLGEKLEEANVVMPVRVGEHDKLYGSVTTAMIADALAQQGIDIDKRKIVLDNPIRNLGEYEIGVKLHHDIQANVKVSVVRHDSEQVTGQSGEES
- the rpsF gene encoding 30S ribosomal protein S6 — encoded protein: MQARYETLLLLNPELGSDGSNALLEKFSGVLEKNGGQVIKNDDWGLKTLAYPVKKQTRGRYIRMEYSLPAAQVSEFERNIRIADGVFKFLTVKLPQEKVQEEE
- a CDS encoding TRAP transporter substrate-binding protein; the encoded protein is MKTKSAFFSSLFILACVSLMFACSAENGQDVGEAPHEPIELSMVTFWPASHPQVEKGHNSWIEEVETRTQGRVKINLHAGESLLGAREIFSGVEDGVADIGSTCPAYTPGMFPLTEVFELPGYRNANSIAASLTVHEGYKKFKEDLEVDEFSSVKVLMFWATGPGDIMSKIPVETLEDMQRLEMRAAGGSAVPVKTLGAVPHSMPMSEAYLALDQGLVNSILGPTDTMKGFRLAEVVQYVTRTPFLYNIPFVKVMNQDAWNSLPEDVQDIFEELNEEFVIKYGQIFADASREGLQFARDEHGIEVIELSGEEEDRWIERLDMVVDDWIEEKKARGLPAEEAVSITRELDEKFSSEYGDY
- a CDS encoding NUDIX hydrolase; the encoded protein is MSGKEDPASAWLRWAREIQAISGIGLLFSKNHHDEKNFSRLQEIAAEMAEMHSNMDYTRAMNIFQDQSGYVTVKVDVRGAVIQDGRIMLVKEIKDGLWCLPGGWADVGETPSEMVAREVWEESGYNVVPERLVGVYDANRGGRPISFFHAYKIVFMCRITGGHARTSPETSAVDFFDFDDLPVLSSNRTNERHLEHVRACLMDPQRPAAFD
- the rpsR gene encoding 30S ribosomal protein S18, whose product is MVYKKFAPRKKFCRFCASKENILDYKNVDMLKDFITDRGKIIARRITGNCAKHQRALTTEIKKARQMALLYYTATHSTDVRKKTT